In Poecilia reticulata strain Guanapo linkage group LG17, Guppy_female_1.0+MT, whole genome shotgun sequence, the following proteins share a genomic window:
- the thap4 gene encoding peroxynitrite isomerase THAP4 isoform X1 yields the protein MASPTDGNVAVELNPVLKPLSWLLGTWESDEPGEGTFPTIKPFRYTEKLHFSHVGQPVINFTFNAFHAESNKPLHRECGFIRIQPGTNKVAFIIAQNSGLVEVEEGELTGNHLKLQSQSLGRISFAKEPHVQQIGRVLQLRPDGKLEQTVSMATDNQPLTQHLHITYTRSS from the exons ATGGCGTCTCCCACTGATGGSAACG tagCGGTGGAGCTGAATCCCGTCCTCAAGCCTCTCAGCTGGTTGCTGGGTACCTGGGAGAGCGACGAACCCGGAGAAGGAACCTTCCCCACCATAAAACCTTTCCGATACACTGAAAAGCTGCATTTCAGTCATGTTGGGCAACCAGTCATCAACTTTAC GTTTAACGCGTTTCATGCGGAGTCCAATAAGCCTCTTCACAGAGAATGCGGTTTCATTCGAATCCAGCCGGGGACAAACAAAGTGGCCTTCATCATCGCACAGAACTCTG gTCTGGTGGAGGTTGAAGAGGGGGAGCTGACAGGAAATCACCTCAAGCTGCAGTCTCAAAGCCTGGGTAGAATCTCTTTTGCCAAAGAGCCCCATGTACAACAG aTTGGCAGAGTCTTGCAACTTCGACCAGACGGGAAGCTTGAACAGactgtttccatggcaactgaCAACCAGCCGCTCACTCAGCACTTGCACATCACTTACACCCGGTCATCTTGA
- the thap4 gene encoding peroxynitrite isomerase THAP4 isoform X2, which produces MASPTDGNAVELNPVLKPLSWLLGTWESDEPGEGTFPTIKPFRYTEKLHFSHVGQPVINFTFNAFHAESNKPLHRECGFIRIQPGTNKVAFIIAQNSGLVEVEEGELTGNHLKLQSQSLGRISFAKEPHVQQIGRVLQLRPDGKLEQTVSMATDNQPLTQHLHITYTRSS; this is translated from the exons ATGGCGTCTCCCACTGATGGSAACG CGGTGGAGCTGAATCCCGTCCTCAAGCCTCTCAGCTGGTTGCTGGGTACCTGGGAGAGCGACGAACCCGGAGAAGGAACCTTCCCCACCATAAAACCTTTCCGATACACTGAAAAGCTGCATTTCAGTCATGTTGGGCAACCAGTCATCAACTTTAC GTTTAACGCGTTTCATGCGGAGTCCAATAAGCCTCTTCACAGAGAATGCGGTTTCATTCGAATCCAGCCGGGGACAAACAAAGTGGCCTTCATCATCGCACAGAACTCTG gTCTGGTGGAGGTTGAAGAGGGGGAGCTGACAGGAAATCACCTCAAGCTGCAGTCTCAAAGCCTGGGTAGAATCTCTTTTGCCAAAGAGCCCCATGTACAACAG aTTGGCAGAGTCTTGCAACTTCGACCAGACGGGAAGCTTGAACAGactgtttccatggcaactgaCAACCAGCCGCTCACTCAGCACTTGCACATCACTTACACCCGGTCATCTTGA